In one Chitinivibrionales bacterium genomic region, the following are encoded:
- a CDS encoding adenine phosphoribosyltransferase translates to MNLDDAIRKVPDFPKPGILFYDITSIFANPEAFSYCVEQMMETYKDKHVDGVIAIESRGFLLGACYAEKAKVPLVLARKKGKLPGETVQQSYTLEYGEATLEIHKADLLPGKKWLVIDDLIGTGGTLEAVALMIESVGGEIAGIFSIIGLPFLSYKKKIGKYEPVTLIEYEGE, encoded by the coding sequence ATGAATCTTGACGACGCCATACGCAAAGTTCCCGATTTCCCCAAACCCGGTATTCTCTTTTATGATATCACCAGCATATTTGCCAATCCTGAGGCTTTCTCCTATTGTGTTGAGCAGATGATGGAGACCTATAAGGACAAACATGTGGATGGCGTTATTGCAATCGAAAGCAGGGGATTTCTCCTCGGCGCCTGTTATGCCGAAAAGGCAAAAGTTCCCCTGGTTCTTGCCCGGAAAAAGGGAAAGCTCCCCGGCGAAACGGTCCAGCAGAGCTACACCCTTGAATATGGTGAAGCAACCCTGGAGATCCACAAAGCCGATCTGCTTCCAGGAAAAAAATGGCTCGTTATCGATGATCTCATCGGCACCGGCGGCACACTGGAAGCTGTTGCTCTGATGATTGAAAGCGTGGGCGGTGAAATTGCCGGTATATTTTCAATCATCGGTCTGCCTTTTCTCAGCTATAAGAAGAAAATCGGAAAATATGAGCCGGTTACTCTGATCGAATATGAAGGTGAATAG
- the asnS gene encoding asparagine--tRNA ligase, producing the protein MAVFTVKQIFQAEQPPRGEIEVRGWVRTKRDSKKFSFIELNDGSCMASLQIIAESSIENYDDTVLKLTTGSSIAAVGIIVESPGKGQKYEMQAKKVTVYSIAPPDYPLQKKRHSFEYLREIAHLRPRTNTIGAVARVRSSLSHAIHTFFQDRGFVYVHTPIITASDCEGAGEMFRVTALDLDNPPKTDDGRLDYSRDFFGKQASLTVSGQLEGEIYAMALGKVYTFGPTFRAENSNTSRHLAEFWMIEPEMAFCDLYGDMDLAEEFVRYLARHALEKNHEDIAFFNVRIEKSVIETLKNIAENPFERISYTDAITILEKNNEKFEYKVTWGTDIQSEHERFLTEQEFKKPVIVYDYPKEIKSFYMKLNDDDKTVRAMDVLVPRIGELIGGSEREDRHDMLVKRINSLGLNEKDYWWYLDLRKYGGVPHAGFGLGFERLLLLVTGMQNIRDVIPFPRHPGYAEF; encoded by the coding sequence ATGGCAGTATTCACCGTAAAACAAATCTTTCAGGCGGAACAGCCACCGAGGGGAGAAATCGAAGTACGTGGTTGGGTACGCACAAAGCGGGATTCAAAAAAATTTTCCTTTATCGAGTTAAATGACGGCAGCTGTATGGCGAGTCTGCAGATTATCGCCGAATCATCAATTGAAAACTATGATGATACGGTTTTGAAACTGACTACCGGAAGCAGTATTGCTGCGGTGGGGATTATTGTCGAATCGCCGGGGAAGGGTCAGAAATATGAAATGCAGGCAAAAAAAGTAACTGTCTATTCAATCGCTCCGCCGGATTATCCTCTGCAGAAAAAACGCCACAGTTTTGAGTATCTCCGCGAGATTGCCCATCTCCGTCCGCGCACAAACACCATTGGGGCTGTTGCCCGGGTCCGCAGTTCGCTGAGTCATGCGATTCATACCTTTTTCCAGGACCGCGGTTTTGTATATGTGCATACCCCGATCATCACGGCGAGTGACTGTGAAGGCGCGGGGGAGATGTTCAGGGTGACGGCGCTGGATCTTGATAATCCACCGAAAACCGACGACGGCCGGCTTGATTATTCACGGGACTTTTTCGGTAAACAGGCATCGTTGACAGTCAGCGGGCAGCTCGAAGGTGAAATTTATGCGATGGCGTTGGGGAAAGTGTATACCTTCGGCCCCACATTCAGAGCAGAAAACTCAAATACTTCCCGGCATCTGGCCGAGTTCTGGATGATCGAACCGGAAATGGCCTTCTGTGACCTCTACGGCGACATGGACCTTGCCGAAGAATTTGTTCGGTATCTCGCGCGGCATGCACTGGAAAAAAACCATGAAGATATCGCATTTTTCAATGTGCGGATCGAGAAATCGGTCATCGAAACGTTAAAGAATATTGCGGAAAATCCTTTTGAGCGTATTTCCTATACCGATGCGATTACTATTCTCGAAAAAAACAACGAAAAATTCGAGTACAAAGTTACATGGGGAACCGATATTCAGTCGGAACATGAACGGTTCCTTACCGAACAGGAATTCAAAAAGCCGGTTATTGTATACGATTATCCTAAAGAGATCAAATCTTTTTACATGAAGCTTAACGACGATGATAAAACAGTGCGGGCCATGGATGTTCTGGTTCCCAGGATCGGTGAGTTAATCGGCGGCAGTGAACGGGAAGACCGTCATGATATGCTTGTTAAACGAATCAATAGTCTGGGCCTCAATGAAAAGGACTACTGGTGGTATCTTGACCTTCGCAAATACGGCGGCGTCCCCCATGCCGGGTTCGGACTGGGTTTCGAGCGCTTGCTGTTGCTTGTGACCGGTATGCAGAATATCCGTGATGTCATTCCCTTCCCCCGGCATCCCGGATATGCGGAGTTTTAG
- a CDS encoding adenosylhomocysteinase, with protein sequence MAPHVSFWDDVPYVIADIGLADFGRKEMVIAEHEMPGLMAIREKYAKDKPLAGARIAGSLHMTIQTAVLIETLKDLGAEVQWASCNIFSTQDHAAAAIAKTGIPVFAWKGESLEEYWVCTWRALHFPDGKGPNLIVDDGGDATLMMHLGHKVEDDPSILERTAESEDEKCLMAALNQIQAKKKGIFHEWAKEWKGVSEETTTGVHRLYHMQNKKDLLVPAFNVNDSVTKSKFDNIYGCRHSLTDGIKRATDVMIAGKVAMICGYGDVGKGSADALANEKAMVMVSEIDPICALQAYMTGYKVCTVEDALPLADIYVTTTGDCDVITADHMSKMKDQAIVCNIGHFDNEIQVEALRSYPGVKHTNIKPGTDMFTFPDGHSIYLLAEGRLVNLGCATGHPSFVMSNSFSNQTLAQIELWTKKYDIGVYRLPKILDEEVARLHVEKLGGKLTKLTQKQSEYLNIPSEGPYKPEHYRY encoded by the coding sequence ATGGCCCCACATGTAAGTTTCTGGGATGATGTCCCATACGTAATAGCAGATATCGGACTTGCCGATTTCGGCAGAAAAGAGATGGTTATTGCCGAGCATGAAATGCCCGGATTGATGGCTATTCGAGAAAAATATGCCAAAGATAAACCTTTAGCAGGAGCTCGAATTGCTGGCTCCCTGCATATGACTATTCAGACAGCCGTTCTGATCGAGACGCTCAAGGACCTTGGCGCCGAAGTACAATGGGCTTCATGCAATATCTTCTCCACCCAGGACCATGCTGCAGCAGCAATAGCGAAAACCGGCATTCCGGTATTTGCCTGGAAAGGCGAATCGCTTGAAGAATATTGGGTGTGCACCTGGCGGGCACTTCATTTTCCCGACGGAAAAGGCCCGAACCTTATCGTTGATGACGGCGGTGACGCCACATTGATGATGCATCTGGGGCATAAGGTCGAAGATGATCCTTCGATTCTTGAGCGCACTGCCGAGTCTGAAGATGAAAAGTGCCTTATGGCCGCGCTGAATCAGATTCAAGCCAAGAAAAAAGGAATCTTCCATGAATGGGCAAAGGAATGGAAAGGTGTTTCAGAAGAAACCACCACCGGGGTCCATCGCCTGTACCACATGCAGAATAAAAAAGACCTTCTCGTTCCTGCATTTAATGTCAACGATTCGGTGACAAAAAGTAAATTTGATAACATCTACGGATGCCGTCATTCACTCACCGATGGAATCAAACGGGCTACCGATGTCATGATTGCAGGAAAGGTTGCCATGATCTGCGGGTACGGTGATGTCGGTAAGGGTTCCGCCGATGCGCTGGCTAATGAAAAAGCGATGGTCATGGTCAGTGAGATCGACCCGATCTGTGCCCTGCAGGCCTATATGACAGGGTATAAAGTCTGTACGGTCGAAGATGCACTGCCTCTGGCGGATATCTATGTAACCACAACCGGTGATTGTGATGTTATTACCGCCGATCACATGTCCAAAATGAAAGACCAGGCAATTGTATGTAATATCGGCCATTTTGATAATGAGATCCAGGTTGAAGCACTGCGGTCCTATCCCGGTGTGAAACATACCAATATCAAGCCCGGTACCGATATGTTCACTTTCCCCGACGGCCACAGTATCTACCTTCTCGCTGAAGGACGACTGGTCAATCTGGGATGTGCAACCGGCCATCCGTCCTTTGTCATGTCCAACTCCTTCTCGAACCAAACTCTTGCACAAATTGAGTTGTGGACAAAGAAGTACGATATCGGTGTCTACCGGCTGCCGAAAATTCTGGATGAAGAAGTCGCCCGCCTCCATG
- a CDS encoding PDZ domain-containing protein — MQKQPLITLVILLLFGSVWSAQSVDKNNPAPDSPAVSYAIEKIKPALVRIHVVSVEHMQGRETKFETSGSGVIITPEGHVVTNHHVAGRAKRIVCTMPSKEEIGAELVGTDPLTDIAVIKLIPEKKRSFATATFGNSSELQVGDHVMAMGSPLALSQSVTMGIISNTELVMPEMYWPFNKITIDGEDVGLLVRWIGHDADIFPGNSGGPLVNLKGEIIGINEISLGIGAAIPGSLAQRIAKEIIDKGEISRSWAGFEVQPRLKNAKAEKGVLVSGVIENSPAQKAGIQSGDIIRKIGDYEPSIRFAEELPTFNNYVVQLPVGKRVTVTVVRKGKEKKVSLVPVKRDYMRPTTVEIKQWGMTVRNISLMAAKEMKRENQDGVLVTSIRPGGPCDEARPSILANDIIVAIDKKPVRNIHELAAITRTLVADTDKPVPTLVAFERKNEQRLTVAEIGDRQIFNYGYEVRKAWLPVSVQVLTSDIADHLGIAGKTGVRVTRVYPNSSAEKAGLHAGDIIIKLDDEPVEVSEPGEAEFFNARIRDYTIDTEVNLTLIRDKKEIEKKVTLVRSPRPSREMKKYRDNNFEFTARNISYFDQVNKELEQARSGVLVEVVDQGGWAALGNLAVGDIITAINRASIPDVKSLEKTMQSIEEMKEPYAVFHVRRGIHTLFLEIEPDWNNK; from the coding sequence ATGCAAAAACAACCGCTCATTACCTTAGTGATCCTTTTATTGTTCGGAAGCGTATGGTCTGCTCAATCAGTTGACAAAAATAATCCGGCACCCGATTCTCCGGCAGTTTCTTACGCCATCGAAAAGATCAAACCGGCCTTAGTGAGGATCCACGTGGTATCGGTTGAGCATATGCAGGGAAGAGAAACCAAGTTCGAAACCTCGGGTAGCGGGGTGATCATTACGCCCGAAGGTCATGTTGTCACCAATCATCATGTTGCAGGGAGAGCAAAACGAATTGTCTGCACAATGCCGTCAAAAGAAGAAATCGGTGCCGAACTTGTGGGTACCGATCCCTTGACCGATATTGCGGTTATCAAACTGATACCCGAAAAGAAACGGTCCTTTGCCACCGCCACATTCGGGAATTCATCGGAACTGCAAGTTGGAGACCATGTTATGGCGATGGGCAGCCCCCTTGCCCTGTCGCAATCGGTAACAATGGGGATAATCAGCAACACCGAACTTGTTATGCCGGAGATGTACTGGCCCTTTAACAAAATTACTATCGACGGCGAGGATGTTGGCCTGCTTGTACGGTGGATCGGTCATGACGCCGATATTTTTCCCGGCAATTCCGGGGGGCCTCTTGTTAATCTCAAGGGTGAAATTATCGGTATTAACGAAATAAGCCTCGGGATAGGTGCGGCGATTCCTGGAAGCCTTGCTCAGCGGATCGCAAAGGAAATAATCGACAAAGGTGAAATATCGCGCAGCTGGGCCGGTTTTGAAGTTCAGCCGCGTCTTAAAAACGCCAAAGCGGAAAAGGGCGTCCTGGTAAGTGGAGTTATCGAAAACTCTCCCGCACAAAAAGCCGGTATTCAATCGGGAGATATTATCCGGAAAATCGGCGACTATGAGCCGAGCATTCGTTTTGCAGAAGAATTGCCTACATTTAATAATTATGTGGTACAGCTCCCGGTAGGCAAGCGTGTTACCGTAACGGTCGTAAGGAAAGGGAAAGAGAAAAAAGTATCGCTTGTTCCCGTCAAAAGAGACTATATGCGCCCGACTACGGTCGAGATCAAGCAGTGGGGAATGACGGTTCGTAATATTTCTCTGATGGCGGCAAAGGAGATGAAAAGAGAGAATCAGGATGGTGTACTGGTCACCTCGATCCGTCCCGGAGGACCCTGTGATGAAGCACGTCCATCGATACTGGCCAATGACATCATTGTTGCAATTGACAAAAAGCCGGTCAGGAATATCCACGAATTAGCAGCAATTACCCGGACACTGGTAGCTGATACCGATAAACCGGTTCCGACACTGGTAGCATTTGAGCGGAAAAACGAGCAACGCTTGACTGTTGCTGAAATCGGCGACAGGCAGATTTTCAATTACGGTTATGAGGTCCGAAAAGCCTGGCTTCCCGTTTCAGTGCAGGTGCTGACTTCCGATATTGCCGATCACCTCGGCATAGCAGGAAAGACAGGAGTGCGGGTTACCCGCGTTTACCCGAACAGCAGTGCGGAAAAGGCAGGACTGCACGCCGGCGATATCATTATAAAGCTCGATGATGAACCGGTGGAAGTGAGTGAGCCGGGGGAAGCCGAGTTTTTCAATGCCCGTATCCGTGATTACACGATCGACACCGAAGTGAACCTTACGCTGATACGTGACAAAAAGGAGATTGAGAAAAAAGTCACGTTGGTTCGATCACCGAGACCATCGAGGGAAATGAAAAAGTACCGCGACAACAATTTCGAATTTACCGCCCGGAACATATCTTATTTCGATCAGGTAAATAAGGAGCTTGAACAAGCCCGGTCGGGGGTGCTGGTTGAAGTTGTCGATCAGGGTGGCTGGGCGGCACTGGGCAACCTTGCGGTTGGCGATATTATCACTGCGATCAACCGGGCATCTATTCCCGATGTCAAAAGTTTGGAAAAAACCATGCAATCTATAGAGGAAATGAAAGAGCCCTATGCGGTATTTCATGTCCGCAGGGGTATCCATACACTTTTTCTGGAAATCGAACCCGATTGGAACAACAAATAA
- a CDS encoding family 43 glycosylhydrolase, translating to MIKPGSQWFDMDGNLIQAHGGGILYHNGIYYWYGENKNGKTIEAGRARYRVDALGVNCYSSRDLITWNCEGTVLKPVPKDPSHDLHPSKVIERPKVVYNDRTGKYVMWMHVDTADYLYARAGIAVSDSPTGPFEYIDSMRPNGWESRDLTVFKDDDGSAYLIYSSNDNGDGTFRSNGTLHISLLTDDYLSQSGTFTHNFVKARREAPAIFKRNGRYYCVSSGCSGWDPNEAEYAISDSVLGPWEVKGNPCIGPENEKTFYSQSTFVLPLQNKKDAFIFMADRWIKEDLRDSRYVWLPIMWEGDRMKIAWRDEWDLSMFE from the coding sequence ATGATCAAACCCGGTAGTCAATGGTTCGATATGGATGGCAATTTAATTCAGGCCCATGGCGGAGGCATCCTGTACCATAACGGTATCTATTACTGGTACGGAGAGAACAAAAACGGCAAAACGATAGAAGCCGGCAGAGCGCGCTATCGGGTGGATGCCCTTGGTGTTAATTGTTATTCATCCCGCGACCTGATTACCTGGAACTGCGAAGGCACGGTTCTAAAACCGGTCCCGAAGGACCCCTCCCACGACTTGCATCCATCAAAGGTAATCGAGCGCCCGAAGGTAGTCTACAATGATAGAACCGGGAAATATGTCATGTGGATGCATGTGGACACGGCTGATTATCTGTATGCCCGTGCGGGCATTGCTGTTTCAGATTCACCCACCGGTCCCTTCGAATATATCGACAGCATGCGCCCCAACGGATGGGAGAGTCGCGACCTGACGGTGTTTAAAGATGATGACGGCAGTGCCTATCTGATATATTCTTCAAATGATAATGGTGATGGGACCTTTCGTAGTAATGGAACCTTGCATATCTCTCTTCTCACCGATGATTATCTGTCCCAGAGTGGTACGTTTACTCATAATTTCGTAAAAGCCCGTCGTGAAGCCCCGGCGATATTCAAACGGAACGGCCGGTATTATTGCGTCTCTTCGGGATGTTCCGGGTGGGATCCCAATGAAGCCGAATATGCGATCAGCGACAGCGTGCTTGGCCCGTGGGAAGTGAAAGGGAATCCCTGTATCGGTCCCGAAAACGAGAAGACCTTTTATTCCCAGAGCACCTTTGTGCTGCCCTTGCAGAATAAAAAAGACGCCTTCATTTTCATGGCCGACCGGTGGATCAAGGAGGACCTGCGGGACTCACGGTATGTCTGGTTGCCGATTATGTGGGAAGGTGACAGAATGAAAATAGCGTGGCGCGACGAATGGGATTTGTCGATGTTCGAATAG